CCAAATTGTGCCTTACCACCCAACGGCTGCTGAGTAACCAGCGAGTAAGGACCGGTCGAACGGGCGTGCATCTTATCGTCTACCAGGTGATTCAACTTCAGATAGTACATGTAACCAACGGTGACCGGACGATCGAAAGCCTCACCGGTTAAACCATCATACAAAGTCATCTGACCGGATTCAGGCATGTCCGCCAAGCGCAACAACGTCTTGATCTGATCTTCACTGATACCGTCAAATACCGGAGACGCCATAGGCACACCGCGTTTCAGATTATTTGCCAACTCGATAATTTCTGCATCGGAGAAGCTGTCGAAATCAACTTGCTGACCTTGAGTTTCGTTGTAAATCTTATGCAGGAAGCCGCGCACTTCTTTCAAATCCGCCTGCTGCTGCAACATCGCATTGATTTTCTGGCCCAGACCTTCTGCTGCCAGACCCAAGTGAACTTCCAGAATCTGACCGACGTTCATACGCGACGGAACCCCCAGAGGGTTCAGACAGATATCAACCGGACGACCGGTTTCATCATATGGCATGTCTTCAACCGGACAGATACGCGAGATAACCCCTTTGTTACCGTGACGACCGGCCATCTTATCCCCAGGCTGAATACGACGCTTAATCGCAACGTAAACCTTAACCATCTTGGATACACCCGGCGCCAAATCATCACCCTGAGTCAACTTCTTGCGCTTCTCTTCATAAGCTTCGTTGAACTCTTTGCGCTTGTCTTTCAAATGCGATTCGGAAACTTCAAGCTGGTGCATGACATCTGCATCGTCAACATTCAAACCGAACCAACGCTCTTGAGGAACCGTTTGCATGAAAGCTTCATCGATTTTGGTTCCATCAACCAGCGACTTACCGATCAACAGTTCCTTCATACGCCCAAGCGTATCAGCTTCCAGGATTTTGTACTGTTCATCGATATCCTTGCGAATTTTCGACAATTCGTCTTCCTGAATAGACAAGGCACGTGCATCTTTCTGTACGCCTTCACGGGTAAAGACCTGAACATCGATAACCGTCCCTTCGACACCTTTCGTGACACGCAGAGAAGTATCTTTAACGTCAGACGCTTTTTCACCGAAAATAGCACGCAACAGCTTCTCTTCCGGAGTCAGCTGCGTCTCACCCTTCGGAGTTACCTTACCGACAAGGATATCACCCTGCTTCACTTCAGCCCCGATCTGTACAATGCCGCACTCGTCCAAACGAGCCAGTGCTGCTTCACCCACGTTTGGAATATCTGCAGTAATCTCTTCAGGCCCTAGTTTGGTATCACGCGCCAGACAGGTCAGCTCTTCGATATGAATCGTAGTGTAACGATCTTCCTGAACCACGCGCTCGGAAACCAGAATTGAGTCTTCGAAGTTGTAACCGTTCCACGGCATGAAGGCGATACGCATGTTTTGCCCCAACGCCAATTCACCCATATCGGTTGACGGTCCATCAGCAAGCACATCGCCGCGTTTCACCACATCACCGGCTTTCACGATCGGCTTCTGGTTAATACAGGTGTTCTGGTTAGAACGCTGGTACTTGACCAGGTTATAAATATCAACCCCGGATTCACCTTCTTTGATTTCATCGCCGTGAACACGGACAACAATACGCGCCGCATCCGAAGACAGAATCTCACCTCCACGTTCTGCAACCACTGCAACACCAGAGTCAATCGCAACTGTTTTTTCGATACCGGTACCAACCAAAGGCTTGTCTGCACGCAAAGTCGGAACGGCCTGACGCTGCATGTTAGCCCCCATCAAGGCACGGTTCGCATCATCGTGCTCAAGGAACGGAATCAACGATGCCGCAACCGAGACGATCTGCTTAGGAGAAACGTCCATAAAGTTCACGTCATTCGAAGAAGCCAGAATGGTTTCGTTCTGATGACGGGCAGTCACCAGGTTATTGATGAAATGACCATCCTGATCCACTTCGGCCGACGCCTGAGCGATAACATGCTGCGCTTCATCGATGGCAGAAACATATTCAATCTCGTCCGTAACTTTACCGTCGATTACCTTACGATACGGTGTTTCCAGGAATCCGTACTCGTTCGTCTTGGCATAAATCGCCAAGGTATTGATCAAACCGATGTTCGGTCCCTCTGGCGTTTCGATCGGACAAACACGACCGTAGTGAGTAGCATGAACGTCACGCACCTCAAACCCGGCACGCTCACGCGTCAAACCACCTGGCCCCAAAGCGGAGACACGACGCTTGTGAGTAACTTCAGAAAGCGGGTTAACCTGATCCATGAACTGAGAAAGCTGCGAAGAACCGAAGAACTCTTTAATGGCCGCTGAAACCGGCTTGGCATTGATCAGATCCTGTGGCATCAGGCCATCGGATTCCGCTTGATTCAAGCGCTCTTTCACCGCACGTTCAACACGAACCAAACCGACACGGAAAGCATTTTCAGCCATTTCACCGACGGCACGAATACGACGGTTCCCCAGAGTATCGATATCATCGACCGTGCTGTGCCCGTTACGAATACTGATCAACTCACGAATGACTTCAATGATGTCTTCTTTTTCCAGAACCACCGCACCTTCGTTTTCTTTACGGCCCAAACGGCGGTTCAGCTTCATGCGACCGACCGCAGACAGGTCGTAACGCGACTCATCAAAGAACAGGCTTTCGAAAAGTGCTTCGGAAGATTCTTTTGTTGGCGGCTCACCAGGACGCATCATACGGTAAATTTCAACCTGAGCTTCCAGCTGAGAAGAGGTGGTATCCAGGTTCAAAGTATCGGAAATGTAAGGCCCATTTTCTAACTCGTCGATATACAGTAACTTGATGTCGGCACCGGTAATTTCGGAAATTTTCGCAATCATGTCTGCGGTCAGAACATCATTGGTACGCGCAACCAACTCGCCGGTTGACTCGTCAATAATGCCGGAAGCCAATACCTTGCCAAGCAGGTAATCCGGTGGCACCGGAACTTGTTTGATACCGGCGTCTTTCAACTGCTTCACAGTGCGTGCAGTCACTTTCTTACCGGTTTCGACCAGAGTTTTTCCATCATGGACGATATCAAAAGTTGCCGTCTGCCCCTTCAACTGTTCAGCATTCAGCTCCAGCTCGAACGCATTTTTGGCAACATGGACATTATTTACATCAAAGAATTCGGCAAGAATTTCCTCGTTGCTGTATCCCATTGCACGCAACAGAACCGAAACCGGCAGTTTGCGTCGACGGTCGATACGAGTGAACAAGCAATCGTTGTGATCGAACTCAAAATCCAACCAGGAACCACGATAAGGGATGATACGCGCATTGAACAGCAACTTCCCTGAAGTATGTGACTTACCTTTATCGTTATCGAAAATAACACCCGGCGAACGGTGCAGCTGAGTCACAATAACACGCTCGGTACCGTTAATAACGAAAGTACCGTTGTCAGTCATCAAAGGAATATCACCAAGATAAACTTCTTGTTCCTTAACGTCTTTAACCGGACGTTTGCCCGCTGGAGCATCTTTATCGTAAATGACCAGACGCATTTTTACCCGCAGAGGTGCCGCGAAGGTCACACCACGCTGCTTACACTCTTTAACGTCAAACTCAGGCTGACCCATGTGATAGCTAACATATTCAAGATCAGCGGTACCGGCAACACCTTCAATCGGGAATACCGAAGCGAAAGCGGAGTGAAGACCAACGTTTTTACGTTCGGCCGGTTTTTTCTCCAATTGTAGAAAATCGTGGAAAGATCCTTTTTGCAGAGAGAGCAAATAAGGCACTTCTAGAATGGATGGGCGTGTCGCAAAGTCCTTACGAACGCGTTTCTTTTCCGTAAAAGAATAAGTCATCGTTTACCTCGACGATAAAGATTGTCATGACGCTTGTAACAATCTGTTACTAGAAAATGCATAAAACTGTGGTAGCTCTCCGCGCCTGTTTTATCAACAAACTTATCAACAGCTTACTAACACACTTTTACACACTGTTAAAACGAGAAAAGGCCGGCGTCAAAAACGCCAGCCAATTCCTGCTGAAACTCAGCCGTTAAAGTTAAATTACTTAACTTCGACTTCGATACCAGCTTCTTTAAGCTCGTTTGCAAGAGCTTCTGCTTCTTCTTTAGAAACAGCTTCTTTAAGAGTGAAAGGTGCGTTTTCAACCGCTTCTTTCGCTTCTTTAAGACCAAGACCAGTTGCACCACGGACTGCTTTGATCGCAGCAACTTTGTTCGCACCGGCACCGGTAAGAACAACGTCAAATTCAGTTTTCTCTTCAGCAGCTTCACCACCGGCAGCTGGACCAGCAGCAACCATTGCAGCGGCAGAAACGCCAAATTTTTCTTCCATAGCTTCAACCAGTTCAACAACTTCCATTACGGACATGTTGGCAACTGCTTCTAAAATATCTTCTTTTGTTACAGACATTGTAATCTCCAAAAATTTACTTTGATTTCTTCAAAAAATATAAAAACGATTAAGCGGCTTCTTTTTGTTCTTTGATCGCAGTAAGTGCGCGAGCAAGTTTTGCAACAGGCTCTTTCATAACAAATAGAAGTTTCGCAACTGCTTCGTCGTAAGTCGGTAGAGCAGCGATCTGCGCAGTAAAGCTTGCATCAAGACAACCTTCACCAATAGACAAAGAACGAACAACAAGTGCTTCATTTGTCTTTGCAAAATCACGGAATACACGAGCGGCATTCCCTAGTTCTTCGCCAGAGAAGGCGTAAACTAGAGGACCTGTAAAGGTTTCACCCATGTCTTCAAATTTCGTACCTTGCAGTGCGCGACGGGCCAATGTGTTTTTGATAACACGAATTTGCACGTTCGCTTTACGAGCTTCGGCACGAAGATTGGTCATTTGCTCTACAGTCAACCCACGATATTCAGCAGCCACAACTGAACCCGCTTCTGCTGCAATAGCAGAAACTTCTTCAACGACCAGCTTTTTATCTTCGATATTGAGTGCCATATAACCTCCAAAACAGTTTGATAGTGGCCTATCAAACCGGTCCATCTACGTAGGCTTATTACGATTAAGAATGCGCCTTGCATTCACCTACGGTCTGCGATGGGCACTCACGAATCAAATTAGATTGGAGACCCAATTCGCAAATAATGCCTGCACCAAAGTTAATTGGCGCAAACATCATTATAGTGATGACTGATCAACTACCAGGCCAGGACCCATGGTAGAAGAAATAGTCACTTTCTTGACGTATGTTCCTTTAGCAGAAGCAGGTTTTGCTTTGTTAAGGTCATCCATCAAGGCATTTAAGTTTTCTTTCAGCTTGTCAGCATCAAATGCAACGGTACCGATTGAAGCGTGAATAATACCCGCTTTATCCGCACGGAAACGAACCTGACCGGCTTTCGCGTTTTTGATCGCGCCAACAACGTCTGGTGTTACCGTACCGGTTTTAGGGTTAGGCATAAGACCGCGTGGACCCAAAACCTGACCCAGCATACCGACAACACGCATCGCGTCAGGAGAAGCGATAACGACGTCGAAATCCATCATGCCGCCTTTGATTTCAGCCGCAAGCTCTTCCATCCCGACAAACTCTGCACCGGCTTCTTTTGCCGCCGCCTGGTTAGCTTCACCGGTGAATACTGCAACGCGAACGTCTTTACCAGTACCGTTAGGCATAACAGTGGCACCACGAACAACCTGATCAGACTTACGAGGATCAATTCCCAGACGAACAGAAACATCAACCGATTCAACAAATTTCGATGTTGCCAATTCCTTAACCAGGTTTAGACCGTCGATGATGTCATAAGAAGCGTCACGATCAACTTTTTCAGCGAATAGCTTTTGCTTTTTAGTTAGTTTTGCCATCGTATTACTCCTCAACCACTAGACCCATTGAACGGGCAGAACCAGCGATAATTTTTACCGCCGCATCCAGATCATTTGCGTTCAAATCAGCCATTTTCGTGCTGGCGATTTCTTCAAGTTGCGCGCGAGTAACTGTACCAACCTTGTTCAAGTTAGGAACCGCAGAACCTGAAGTGATTCCAGCCGCTTTCTTCAAAAGAATCGCAGCAGGAGGAGTTTTCATAATAAAAGTGAAACTCTTATCACTGTAAACAGTGATCACAACTGGAATCGGCAAGCCTTTTTCCATGCTCTGTGTCTGCGCATTGAACGCTTTACAGAATTCCATGATGTTCACACCTTTTTGACCCAATGCCGGACCAACCGGTGGACTAGGGTTTGCATTTCCTGCACCAATCTGCAGTTTGATATAGCCGTCAACTTTCTTAGCCATTTCATTCTCCTGTTCGGGTCAAACGCCTTCCAGCTCCCCGGGTTAAAAAATCGGTCTTGATCCGATCAGTTCTTTTCGACCTGAGTAAAATCCAGCTCTACCGGAGTAGAACGTCCAAAAATCAACACCGACACTTGTAATTTATTTTTCTCGTAATCCACGCCTTCAACAACCGCTTCGAAATCTTTGAAAGGGCCATCAACAACACGAACCAATTCACCTGGTTCGTAAATAACTTTAGGACGTGGCTTATCGACACTGGTTTCAACACGCTGAAGAATCCGATCCACTTCTTTCTGAGTGATCGGAGCCGGACGATCAGACGTCCCGCCAATAAAGCCCATGACGTTTGGCACACTTTTGACCAAATGCCAGGTTTCTTCATTCATTTCCATCTGAACCAGAACATAGCCGGGGAAAAACTTGCGTTCACTGGTGCGTTTTTTGCCATCACGAATTTCAACAACTTCCTCGGAAGGCACTAGAACCTGACCGAACAATTCCGTCAATCCAGCACGCTCGGCGTATTCCGCCAGGCTTTTCTTAACCTTATTCTCGTAACCGGAATAAGCGTGTACCACATACCATCTTTGCGCCATCTTAACTACCCTGTCCCGTCAATAGCTGGACTGCCCACAAAAAGAACATATCCACCAACCATAAAAAGATCCCCATCAGGATCACAACCACAAAGACAATCAATGTCATCTGAATTGTTTCGGGACGAGTCGGCCAGACCACCTGACGCACTTCTCGTTTAGCATGCACTAAATATTGATACCAGCCTCGGCCGATAACCGTTTGATACAAAACAAACAAAGAAACCCCGATTCCGGCTACAACACCAAGAACACGCACCACAGGATGAACATCTTGGTAAATGTAATACGCAATCAGCGATCCGATAAGAATTGCCGCTGCTGCCAGCAACTTAATCGTATCCAAGGACCCTGAAGCCTTTTGACTATCTATTTCTTTACTCATAATCTATCAGCTAAATTAAAAAAACGACCCGTGTTCTTACAAACACAGGCCGTTATAAAATATGGCAGGGGTAGAGGGATTCGAACCCCCAACACCCGGATTTGGAATCCGGTGCTCTGCCAATTGGAGCTATACCCCTGGAGCAGTTCACAAAAAAGGGGGATTTTACCCCCTTTTTCTGTGATTTTCAAGTCTTATCTTTTTAGATATTACTCGATAATTTTAGCAACAACACCAGCACCAACAGTACGTCCACCTTCACGAATCGCGAAACGCAGACCTTCACCCATGGCGATCGGGTTGATCAATTCAACTGTCATCTGAACGTTATCACCAGGCATAACCATTTCAGTACCCGCTGGTAGTTCACATGCACCAGTTACGTCTGTTGTACGGAAGTAGAACTGTGGACGGTAACCGTTGAAGAATGGCGTATGACGTCCACCTTCATCTTTAGACAGAACATAAACTTCTGCTTCAAACTTGGTGTGTGGAGTAACAGTTCCTTTGTGAGCCAATACTTGACCACGCTCGATGTCTTCACGCTTAGTACCACGCAACAGGATACCTACGTTGTCACCCGCTTCACCTTGGTCAAGCAGTTTACGGAACATTTCAACACCTGTAACAGTGGTGGTGGTAGTTGGGCGAATACCAACGATTTCGATCTCTTCACCAACTTTGATAACACCTGTCTCAACACGACCGGTTGCAACCGTACCACGACCCTGGATTGAGAAGATGTCTTCTACAGGCATTAGGAATGGCTTGTCAGTGTCACGCTCTGGAGTTGGGATGTAAGTATCCAACGCGTCGATCAATTCACCGATTTTCGCTTCATATTCCGGATCACCTTCGATCGCTTTCAACGCAGAACCGATGATTACTGGCGTATCGTCACCTGGGAATTCGTACTGATCCAGAAGTTCACGTACTTCCATTTCAACCAATTCTAGAAGTTCTTCATCATCAACCATGTCCGCTTTGTTCAAGAAGACAACGATGTATGGTACACCAACCTGACGGGATAGCAGGATGTGCTCACGAGTCTGTGGCATCGGGCCATCCGCTGCAGAACAGACCAGGATCGCGCCGTCCATCTGCGCCGCACCAGTGATCATGTTTTTAACATAGTCAGCGTGCCCTGGGCAGTCTACGTGAGCGTAGTGACGAGTGTCAGATTCGTACTCAACGTGTGCGGTTGAGATCGTAATACCACGCTCACGCTCTTCCGGAGCGTTATCAATAGACGCGTAGTCCTTAACATCTCCACCGAATTTCTTACCTTGCACAATTGTCAAAGCCGCTGTTAGAGTCGTTTTACCATGGTCAACGTGACCGATAGTACCAACGTTTACGTGAGGCTTGGAACGTTCAAACTTTTCTTTTGCCATGATGCAAACTCCGTTATAGCAGCGACCTTACTTAGCAACAGACCGATGCCTACATTGAAAAAAATGGAGCTTCCAGCCAGGATCGAACTGGCGACCTCATCCTTACCATGGATGCGCTCTACCTACTGAGCTATGGAAGCAATGACTAAAAAGGCCCTCTCCATCGATTCAAATCAACAAAGAGAGCCCTAAAATTTGGAGCGGGTAAGGAGAATCGAACTCCTCTCATCGGCTTGGAAGGCCGAGGTAATAGCCAATATACGATACCCGCATGGTGGAGGGTGGTGGATTCGAACCACCGAAGGCTGAGCCAGCAGATTTACAGTCTGCCCCCTTTGGCCGCTCGGGAAACCCTCCAAATTGTGTGTGCGTATTCTATAGATAATTCGGAAGGTGTCAACACTAAATTTCACATTTTTTAAAAAATTGCAGTTTTATGACCGCATGCGCTAAAAACAACCCGCATAAGCCTTGAAAGGGGCATTCCGCTCGGAAGCGATTTTTCACTTCACGCTAGAAACTCATATACAAGCCGATGCTGCTGACAAGGATCAGCATGCCACCGATTACCTGCTTGAAGTGGGCATTGTTCTGCAGAATATATTCATGCGCTTTCAAACCGGCAACATGTCCGATAGCAGCAACCGGAATAAGAGCCAATGCCGTCACCCATTCGATCTTGACCCCGATCACAACAAAGGCACTCATCTTAATCGTCACCAGAATAAACCACAGAACAAATAACGTATTACGCAAATAGTGTGCCGCGACATGACGGGCAAACACCGCCACCATCAAAGGCGCTCCGGTCAAAGACGTCCCGGCAACGTAACCGCCGAGAACCAATAACACGCGGTCAACCCAATCATTGCCGCTGTGAATCGCTCTATTGAGAAACCACATCACTGCATAAAACAACGTGACACTATAGACAAAGATTACCAGCCACTGACTCGGCAGGCTAACCAGACCAAACACGCCAACCAGTGTCGCCGGAATAATCCAGCGAAAACTTGAACGCAGATACATCCAGTCCACTTTCTTTAAGGCCGAACTTAGCGTCAAGGCGGAAAAAAACAGCAAATGAATGCCGATCATCGGCAACCAATACAAGAGGTCATCATGCACCATCAACATAAACGGCAAACCAAGCGCCGCGCCGCCAAAGCCTAAACCGCTGCGCACAAAGCCGGTCCAGACAAAAATCAATGCGATCAGCAACCACTCACTATAGGTAAACTCCAATGTTCTATCCTTACATCCTTTTCGGCCAGTTTGATTTTACGCTTCGAACGCTGCCTGAACGGTGAAAAATCGACCGACCAAAAATTGAGCGTTAAAATAGACGCTGAATTTACCTGCGGCGAGAAACAAATGCAAACTCTGTGTCAGCTTGATACTTTACAACTCCTTTATCAGGACGAATCCATTGTCGCGATCCATAAACCGGCCGGCTTACTGGTACACCGTTCCCCGATCGATAAGCACGAAACCCAATTTGCAGTACAGATGACCCGCGATCTGGTCGGAAAAGACGTCTTTCCGGCACATCGTCTGGACAAAGCCACCTCCGGCCTGCTTCTGTTTGCACTTGACGCCGCTAGCGCACGAAGCCTCGGACAACAATTCAGCGCCCACAGTCTGCAAAAAACCTATCTGGCGCTATGTAGAGGCTGGACACCTAAAGACGGCATGATCGACAAACCACTGCTGTACAAGAAAGATAAATACGGCGACCGCGACAAGCAGGAACCGAGTGAACCACAGGAAGCGCTCACCGAATACCGGACTTTGGCACAAAGCACGTTGGATAAGCCACTCGGCAAATTCCCGCAACAGCGCTATTCGTTACTTCAGCTTAAACCGAAAACGGGCCGTAAACACCAGATTCGCCGCCACCTGAATGGTATCAGCCATCCGATTATCGGTGATGTCAGCTACGGCGATCGCCATCACAATCATCTATTCAACGATTGGCGCGGCTATCACCGCCTCTACCTGGCCGCCACCTCGCTGGAATTCACCCACCCGCAAAGCGGGCTGCCAATGATGATTAACGCACCCGTGCAGAACGATTTCCATCAAACCCTCTCAGCGCTGGATCTGGCTTCAGCGATTCCCGAACCATTCCAACCACAATAAACGAATCCGAAATGACTATGCAACTCAATCCTCACTGGCAAGCTTTAATCGATTTCGACCAACAGCACATCTGGCATCCTTACAGCGCTTCGCCCAACCCGATTCCGCCGATCGGCGTCAAATGCACACAAGGCTCGCTGATCACTTTGGCGGATGGAAACGAAGTTGTTGATGGCATGAGTTCCTGGTGGGCGGCCATTCACGGCTATAACCACCCGCAAATCATGCAGGCCATGAAAGAGCAGATTGATCAGATGCCGCATATTATGTTTGGCGGTTTGACACATGAACCGGCTGTCAAACTCGCCAAACGGCTGATTGAATTAACCCCGCAAGGACTGGATAAAGTCTTTTTTGCCGATTCCGGCTCAGTCTCAATGGAAGTCGCGATCAAAATTGCCCTGCAATACTGGATCAGTCGCGGACAAAACCGTAAAAATCGCCTTCTGACGGTGCGCAACGGCTATCACGGCGACACTTTCGCCACCATGGCGGTATGCGATCCGGTTAACGGCATGCACCACCTGTTTAACGAGGTATTGCGCAAAAACCTGTTTGCGCCTGCGCCGCAGATGGGGTTTGCACTGGAATCAGACAATCAGGATATCGCCGACTTAGAAGCCATTCTAAGGAAATATCATCCTGAAATTGCCGCCGTTACGATCGAACCGATTGTACAAGGCGCCGGCGGCATGCGCTTCTATCGCCCTGACTACCTCAAACAGCTCAAAACACTATGCGAACAATACGATGTGTTAATGATTGCCGATGAAATCGCCACCGGCTTCGGACGCACCGGAAAACTCTTCGCCTGCGAATGGGCGGAAGTTTCTCCTGATATTATGTGCGTCGGCAAGGCTTTGACCGGCGGCAACCTGACTTTAGCGGCGACACTTTGCACGGAAAATGTCAGCCGTACCATCAGTGAAGGCGAACCGGGGATACTGGCGCACGGCCCGACTTTTATGGCCAACCCGCTTGCCTGCGCGACCGCCATTGCATCGATCGACCTGTTATTAACCTCCCCTTGGCAACAGCGAATTGCCGACATCGAACGCCACCTGAAAATCGAACTCATGCCCCTGAAAGAACTGGAGTGCGTGTCGGAGGTGCGGGTGCTAGGGGCAATTGGCGTCGTAGAGCTGGAAAGAAGCGATCTCGGCT
Above is a genomic segment from Thiomicrorhabdus sp. containing:
- the bioA gene encoding adenosylmethionine--8-amino-7-oxononanoate transaminase, translated to MTMQLNPHWQALIDFDQQHIWHPYSASPNPIPPIGVKCTQGSLITLADGNEVVDGMSSWWAAIHGYNHPQIMQAMKEQIDQMPHIMFGGLTHEPAVKLAKRLIELTPQGLDKVFFADSGSVSMEVAIKIALQYWISRGQNRKNRLLTVRNGYHGDTFATMAVCDPVNGMHHLFNEVLRKNLFAPAPQMGFALESDNQDIADLEAILRKYHPEIAAVTIEPIVQGAGGMRFYRPDYLKQLKTLCEQYDVLMIADEIATGFGRTGKLFACEWAEVSPDIMCVGKALTGGNLTLAATLCTENVSRTISEGEPGILAHGPTFMANPLACATAIASIDLLLTSPWQQRIADIERHLKIELMPLKELECVSEVRVLGAIGVVELERSDLGSEVQAAALKNGVWIRPFGKLVYTMPAFNIPIEQLHMLTRGIKAAIHSL